Proteins encoded together in one Nitrospiria bacterium window:
- a CDS encoding response regulator transcription factor — MEHRIHLIVCDRDKKLRERLKELIRIQNDFELIAELTHPEQFKNSKNFIKTDIFIAGLDPNQRYSIQQFFPLLSQGNNIKYFILSDVMQGDLMLRAMHAGIRAFLSKTIRDEELADAIREVFKGGIWFQKKIEVNGTHPKNGKMQDRKYYNGNGLTAQEIRVHEMVRQGLRNKEIAEKLYLSEKTVKCHVHNIFNKLNVTKRTQLMDYSLTSSGL; from the coding sequence ATGGAACACCGGATCCATCTGATCGTATGTGACAGGGACAAAAAACTCCGGGAACGACTGAAAGAGTTAATTAGGATACAAAATGATTTTGAGCTTATTGCTGAGTTAACCCATCCAGAACAGTTTAAAAATTCAAAGAATTTTATTAAAACAGACATCTTTATTGCAGGCCTAGACCCAAACCAGCGCTATTCGATTCAACAGTTTTTCCCCCTTTTAAGCCAAGGAAATAATATAAAATATTTTATTTTAAGTGATGTGATGCAGGGGGATTTGATGTTACGGGCAATGCATGCCGGAATCAGGGCTTTTCTTTCAAAAACCATTCGGGATGAAGAATTAGCCGATGCCATTCGGGAGGTGTTTAAAGGAGGGATTTGGTTTCAAAAAAAGATCGAAGTAAACGGAACCCACCCTAAAAATGGAAAAATGCAAGATCGGAAATATTATAATGGTAACGGTTTGACTGCTCAAGAAATCAGGGTCCATGAAATGGTCAGGCAAGGGTTGCGGAATAAAGAAATTGCAGAGAAGCTCTACCTAAGCGAAAAAACTGTAAAATGCCATGTCCATAATATTTTTAATAAGCTCAATGTGACAAAAAGAACCCAGTTGATGGATTACTCATTGACCTCCTCTGGGCTTTAA
- a CDS encoding sensor domain-containing diguanylate cyclase produces the protein MEPASLISTNPLLNMGALLLVGALAFFIGIFLGRIGISQKILKITEEKKKSDKKSAEESNFRRTLQNQITQLDEKNRDYLKLFVTLPEAVKRLCSNLTIEEVTSSIVRLTFVLMNAGEIALFLFRPDEKRLQLSLAYGLDKEKYWGLSYALGEGKIGITGEAKIVLTSDDFKYNPEVSGKIPKDGNPLVVDFCAPIRFKGRLHGVLSVGKIKSPDQNHRTFLAMIADLAAISLDNVQRLDDVQLTARVDSLTQLYNRRYFEERLMEEAQKCGNYNFECSIFMFDVDHFKKYNDQNGHQAGDELLQKMARLVRKNTRGTDILARYGGEEFIVLLSNQGRERAIKYAENTCKLIETHIFPNLEKQPLGFVSISGGVASFPKDGRTLNEIIQKADKALYEAKNAGRNRVVGFGETP, from the coding sequence ATGGAGCCGGCTAGCCTCATCTCAACAAACCCACTTTTGAATATGGGGGCTCTTCTTTTGGTTGGAGCCCTTGCCTTTTTTATTGGAATATTTTTAGGGAGAATAGGAATCTCCCAAAAAATTCTAAAAATTACCGAAGAAAAGAAAAAATCCGATAAAAAATCAGCGGAAGAATCAAATTTTAGGAGAACCCTTCAAAATCAAATTACACAACTGGATGAAAAAAACCGGGATTATCTTAAACTCTTTGTCACCCTTCCCGAAGCCGTTAAACGCCTTTGCTCCAATCTGACAATCGAGGAGGTCACCTCTTCGATTGTTCGGCTAACATTTGTTCTAATGAACGCAGGTGAAATTGCATTATTCCTTTTTCGCCCTGATGAAAAACGGTTACAACTTTCCTTGGCTTATGGATTGGACAAAGAAAAGTATTGGGGTTTATCTTATGCCTTAGGAGAGGGAAAAATCGGCATTACCGGGGAAGCAAAGATTGTTCTCACCTCCGATGACTTTAAGTACAATCCCGAAGTATCAGGAAAAATTCCTAAAGACGGGAATCCCCTGGTGGTTGATTTTTGTGCCCCTATCCGCTTTAAGGGCCGCCTTCATGGGGTATTGAGTGTGGGTAAAATCAAATCCCCGGATCAAAATCATCGAACTTTTCTTGCAATGATAGCCGATTTAGCAGCCATTTCTCTTGATAATGTGCAACGGTTGGATGATGTCCAATTAACGGCCCGGGTTGATTCCTTGACCCAACTCTATAACCGGCGTTATTTTGAAGAGCGCCTCATGGAAGAAGCGCAAAAATGTGGGAACTATAATTTTGAATGTTCTATTTTTATGTTCGATGTGGATCATTTCAAAAAATATAATGATCAAAATGGACATCAGGCGGGAGACGAACTTTTGCAAAAAATGGCGAGGCTTGTTCGTAAAAATACACGAGGAACGGACATACTTGCCCGTTACGGGGGAGAAGAGTTTATTGTTTTGTTGTCAAACCAAGGAAGAGAAAGAGCGATCAAATATGCGGAAAATACCTGCAAGTTGATTGAAACCCATATTTTTCCCAACCTGGAGAAACAACCCCTGGGCTTCGTGTCAATCAGTGGGGGGGTAGCCTCTTTCCCTAAGGATGGTAGAACCCTCAATGAAATCATTCAAAAAGCCGACAAAGCCTTATATGAAGCCAAAAACGCGGGAAGAAACCGCGTGGTGGGGTTTGGGGAAACCCCTTAA
- a CDS encoding ABC transporter permease produces MGFWVPITVFLFWVILGLGSPFLNLDPEQMDLSKILNPPSLGFWLGYDDLGRSIADRLMAGATTSLVVSISVVGITLMIGTFVGTLSGYWGGWVDHGMVRLMDIFLAFPGLLLAIAMAGVLGPGIENVVMALCVVGWVGFARLSRAQVISIKQREHVQAALAIGLGRTQIILKHLLPLTLAPLIVEATFSLAGVVIAEASLSFLGLGVQPPDPSWGSMIRDGAQYMLVAPHMVIFPGIAVMLVVLAVNLLGDRFRDWLDVKSG; encoded by the coding sequence ATGGGTTTTTGGGTTCCGATCACTGTTTTTCTTTTTTGGGTCATCCTTGGGTTAGGAAGCCCTTTTCTAAATTTAGATCCGGAACAGATGGATCTCTCAAAAATTCTCAATCCCCCCAGTTTAGGGTTTTGGTTGGGTTATGATGATTTGGGCCGTTCCATTGCCGACCGTTTGATGGCGGGTGCCACAACCTCCCTGGTGGTTTCAATTAGCGTTGTTGGCATTACCTTAATGATCGGAACCTTTGTTGGAACCCTTTCGGGATATTGGGGTGGTTGGGTGGACCATGGGATGGTCAGGTTGATGGATATATTTTTAGCCTTTCCAGGCCTTCTTTTGGCCATTGCCATGGCCGGGGTTTTAGGTCCCGGAATCGAAAACGTCGTCATGGCCCTGTGTGTTGTTGGTTGGGTTGGATTTGCGAGGCTTTCCAGGGCCCAGGTTATTTCCATCAAACAGCGTGAACATGTTCAAGCGGCATTGGCCATCGGTTTAGGTCGAACCCAAATCATTTTAAAACATCTGTTGCCTTTAACCCTTGCTCCTTTGATAGTAGAGGCCACTTTTTCTTTGGCGGGTGTCGTGATTGCAGAGGCCAGTCTTTCATTTTTAGGGTTGGGGGTCCAACCCCCAGATCCCTCATGGGGGAGTATGATCCGGGATGGTGCCCAATATATGTTGGTGGCCCCCCATATGGTGATTTTTCCCGGAATTGCAGTCATGCTGGTGGTTCTGGCGGTTAATCTCCTCGGGGACAGATTTCGTGACTGGTTGGATGTAAAATCTGGATAA
- the nikB gene encoding nickel ABC transporter permease gives MVRFLFSRVISASIVMLGVSCLVFLLIHLIPGDPVEVMLGETARPVDREALRQALGLNQPIHQQWWGYMKGLLHLDLGVSLHSKRPIFDLLKERFPVTFELTFFSLLVAVGLGFPLGVVAAVNKGTPWDYFAIGISILGVSIPIFWLGPLMILLFSYGLGWFPVSGREGIASIFLPAFTLGFAMSAILSRMVRSSLLEILSEDYIRTARAKGIQEWRVIWYHTLRNAMLPVITVLGLQLGALLGGTVIIEWVFSWPGIGQLTIEAIQKRDYPLVQGCVLMISLTYVLVNTGIDFVYGWLDPRIRLSEEG, from the coding sequence ATGGTTCGATTTCTTTTTTCAAGGGTAATCTCCGCATCCATTGTCATGTTGGGTGTCAGTTGTTTGGTTTTCCTTCTAATTCACTTGATTCCGGGAGATCCCGTGGAGGTCATGCTGGGAGAAACCGCCCGGCCGGTTGACCGAGAGGCCCTCCGACAGGCTTTAGGGTTGAATCAACCCATTCATCAACAATGGTGGGGGTACATGAAAGGGCTCCTTCATTTGGATTTGGGTGTGTCCCTTCATTCCAAGCGGCCCATTTTTGACCTTTTAAAGGAACGTTTCCCGGTCACCTTTGAATTAACGTTCTTTTCCCTTTTGGTTGCTGTGGGATTGGGGTTCCCATTAGGGGTGGTGGCTGCGGTGAACAAGGGAACTCCCTGGGATTATTTTGCAATCGGGATATCCATTTTAGGTGTTTCCATACCCATTTTTTGGCTTGGCCCTTTAATGATTTTATTGTTCTCCTATGGATTGGGTTGGTTCCCTGTAAGTGGACGGGAAGGGATCGCTTCCATTTTTCTTCCCGCCTTTACCCTGGGTTTTGCCATGTCTGCTATATTGTCCCGGATGGTCCGCTCTTCCTTATTGGAGATTTTAAGCGAAGATTATATTCGAACGGCCAGAGCAAAAGGGATTCAGGAGTGGCGGGTTATTTGGTACCATACCTTGAGAAATGCCATGCTACCCGTCATAACCGTTTTAGGGTTACAGCTTGGGGCTTTATTGGGGGGAACGGTGATTATTGAATGGGTATTTTCCTGGCCGGGAATTGGCCAATTGACCATTGAGGCGATACAGAAGCGGGATTATCCATTGGTTCAGGGGTGCGTTTTAATGATTAGTCTTACCTATGTTTTGGTGAATACGGGCATTGATTTTGTGTATGGGTGGTTGGACCCCCGTATCCGTTTAAGCGAAGAGGGTTGA
- a CDS encoding ABC transporter substrate-binding protein translates to MEFDEQNLPVPGLAVWKRVSPTQFRFTLKDSIQPFHDGSPFTSGDVKATLESILKPENASPHRGDLISIQKIETPDSRNIDIFLKSPDSFFPDRLRVGILPRKKIEEKHPFHTQPVGNGPFIFLLWPEEGSLKIKRMFDGQIFEFLYVKDHTVRVLKLLKGEIDMLQNDLPPELVSLLAKDQRVRVIKGKGSNFTYLGFNMEDPVVGRLGVRKAIAHALNREDMIRYVLGGAARPASALLPPEHWAGNQNLIFYSYNPVKAKNFLNQEGFDEQRLPKITYKTSSDPFRVRLATIIQRQLEKVGFEVDVRSYDWGTFYGDIKGGRFQMFSLTWVGITTPDIFHMIFHSESVPPNGANRGRFQNAVADQLIVQAQRADTRETQMDLYRHLQEVLLDQLPYIPLWYEDHFFAGNKNLEGYQLAPDGNYDGLSRISLNRKNKQ, encoded by the coding sequence GTGGAGTTTGATGAGCAAAATCTCCCGGTTCCCGGTTTAGCGGTTTGGAAAAGGGTTTCTCCCACCCAATTTCGCTTTACCTTAAAAGATTCCATTCAACCGTTCCATGATGGGAGCCCATTCACCTCAGGGGATGTAAAAGCTACACTGGAATCGATTCTCAAACCAGAAAATGCTTCCCCCCACAGAGGGGACCTTATATCGATCCAAAAAATAGAAACCCCGGATTCAAGGAACATTGATATTTTTCTCAAAAGTCCGGACTCCTTTTTCCCGGATCGTCTTAGGGTGGGAATCCTCCCCCGAAAGAAAATTGAAGAAAAGCATCCATTTCATACTCAACCGGTTGGAAATGGTCCTTTTATCTTTTTGTTATGGCCTGAAGAGGGTTCTTTGAAAATAAAACGGATGTTTGATGGGCAGATTTTTGAATTTTTATATGTAAAGGATCATACCGTGCGGGTGTTGAAATTACTAAAGGGGGAAATTGATATGCTGCAAAACGATCTACCTCCTGAACTGGTTTCCCTTCTGGCGAAAGACCAACGTGTCCGGGTCATCAAAGGGAAGGGATCGAACTTTACCTATCTGGGTTTCAATATGGAAGATCCTGTGGTTGGCCGCTTGGGGGTACGCAAGGCGATTGCCCATGCTTTAAATCGTGAGGATATGATTCGATATGTTTTGGGTGGGGCCGCCCGACCGGCCTCCGCCCTTCTTCCCCCTGAACACTGGGCAGGAAATCAGAATTTGATTTTTTATTCCTATAATCCGGTAAAGGCCAAAAATTTTTTAAACCAAGAAGGATTTGATGAACAAAGGTTGCCGAAAATTACTTATAAAACCTCCAGTGATCCTTTTCGTGTTCGCCTTGCAACGATTATTCAGCGCCAACTGGAGAAGGTCGGTTTTGAAGTGGATGTGAGAAGCTATGATTGGGGAACATTTTATGGGGATATTAAAGGCGGGCGCTTTCAAATGTTCAGCCTAACCTGGGTTGGAATCACAACCCCGGATATTTTTCATATGATTTTTCATAGTGAATCGGTTCCCCCCAACGGAGCAAATCGCGGGCGTTTTCAAAATGCCGTGGCTGATCAACTCATTGTTCAAGCTCAGAGGGCTGATACCCGGGAAACCCAAATGGACCTTTACCGCCACCTCCAAGAGGTTCTTTTGGACCAGTTGCCATATATTCCGCTTTGGTATGAGGATCATTTTTTCGCTGGAAATAAAAACTTAGAGGGGTATCAACTGGCCCCGGATGGAAATTACGATGGACTTTCCAGGATTTCTTTAAACAGAAAAAACAAACAATAA
- the ftsH gene encoding ATP-dependent zinc metalloprotease FtsH has product MDRKNVKFSVWYIVFALWAIMLLQIFIFPVFNPTKISYSEFKKAIQSGKVEEVSISTSVIHGKMKEGAEEEGKRMFDIVRVEDPDLLRELEAANVKVIGVIESTFFKDILSWLIPIAIFFAVWVFLFRRLGQGQGGFMTVGKSKAKIYMEKEVKVRFEDVAGVDESIEELQEVIEFLKTPEKFSRLGGKIPKGILLVGPPGTGKTLLAKAVAGEAAVPFFSISGSEFVEMFVGVGAARVRDLFLQAKEKAPCIIFIDELDALGKARGIGPMAHEEREQTLNQLLVELDGFDSRTGVILMAATNRPEILDPALLRAGRFDRHILVDRPDKIGRLAILKVHARNISLGPDVKLEVIAGMTAGFVGADLANIINEAALLAVRKNREAVEQPDFEEAVERIIAGLEKKNRVLNPAEKERVAHHEMGHALVALSIPGSETVQKISIIPRGVAALGYTLQLPTEDRFLMTESELKNKIAVLLGGRMAEEIVYQEVSTGAQNDLLKATDIAKSMVKVYGMSEKLGQISFDRDYQQRFLQIGSESGAGDYSEKTAREIDCEVRKIIDEQYNRVNTLLSKQKDILRESAQLLLKKETVTGEEIKAVLSKYPTLSN; this is encoded by the coding sequence ATGGATCGAAAAAACGTCAAATTCTCGGTTTGGTATATCGTTTTTGCCCTTTGGGCGATTATGCTTCTTCAAATATTTATTTTCCCCGTTTTTAATCCCACTAAAATCTCCTATAGCGAATTTAAGAAAGCCATCCAATCCGGCAAGGTGGAAGAGGTTTCAATTTCCACTTCGGTCATTCACGGAAAAATGAAAGAGGGGGCGGAAGAGGAAGGGAAGCGCATGTTCGACATCGTTCGGGTGGAAGACCCGGATTTACTCCGTGAACTTGAAGCCGCCAATGTTAAGGTAATCGGTGTGATTGAAAGCACTTTTTTTAAAGATATTCTTTCCTGGTTAATTCCCATTGCCATATTTTTCGCAGTATGGGTCTTTTTGTTCCGCAGATTAGGCCAAGGTCAGGGCGGGTTTATGACCGTTGGAAAAAGCAAAGCAAAAATCTATATGGAAAAAGAGGTCAAAGTCCGGTTTGAGGATGTTGCCGGAGTCGATGAGTCTATTGAAGAATTGCAGGAGGTCATTGAATTTCTAAAAACCCCCGAGAAATTTAGCCGGCTTGGAGGAAAAATTCCAAAGGGAATCCTTTTGGTGGGCCCACCCGGAACCGGCAAAACACTTTTGGCCAAGGCGGTGGCCGGGGAAGCGGCGGTCCCATTCTTCTCCATCAGTGGATCAGAATTTGTTGAAATGTTTGTGGGGGTTGGAGCAGCACGGGTCCGGGACCTTTTCTTGCAGGCAAAAGAAAAGGCCCCCTGCATCATTTTTATCGATGAATTGGATGCACTCGGAAAAGCGCGAGGAATAGGTCCTATGGCTCACGAGGAAAGGGAACAAACCTTAAACCAGCTTCTTGTTGAGTTAGACGGTTTTGACTCCCGAACGGGAGTCATTCTCATGGCCGCCACCAACCGTCCAGAAATACTGGATCCCGCCCTACTTCGTGCCGGCCGTTTTGACCGTCATATTTTAGTGGACCGCCCAGACAAAATAGGCCGATTGGCTATTTTAAAAGTCCATGCCCGTAACATCTCTCTGGGGCCTGATGTTAAATTGGAGGTCATTGCGGGAATGACTGCCGGCTTTGTGGGGGCAGACCTGGCCAATATCATTAACGAGGCCGCCTTGTTAGCGGTTCGAAAGAACAGGGAGGCCGTGGAACAACCTGACTTTGAAGAAGCGGTGGAACGTATCATTGCCGGCCTTGAGAAAAAAAATAGGGTTTTGAATCCCGCGGAAAAAGAAAGGGTTGCCCACCATGAAATGGGCCACGCCCTAGTGGCTCTATCCATTCCAGGTTCTGAAACGGTCCAAAAAATCTCCATCATTCCCCGAGGGGTCGCGGCGTTGGGTTATACCCTCCAGCTTCCCACCGAAGACCGTTTTCTAATGACAGAGTCCGAACTCAAAAATAAAATTGCGGTGCTTTTGGGGGGACGAATGGCTGAGGAAATCGTCTACCAGGAGGTTTCAACAGGTGCACAAAATGATTTGCTCAAAGCAACGGATATTGCTAAAAGCATGGTTAAAGTTTATGGAATGAGTGAGAAGCTGGGGCAAATTTCCTTTGATCGGGATTATCAGCAGCGCTTCCTGCAAATTGGAAGTGAATCCGGGGCGGGAGATTATAGTGAGAAAACCGCAAGGGAAATCGATTGTGAGGTACGAAAAATTATTGATGAACAATACAACCGGGTCAATACCCTTCTCTCAAAACAAAAAGACATCTTAAGGGAGTCCGCACAGCTGCTTCTTAAAAAAGAGACAGTTACCGGGGAAGAAATTAAAGCCGTTCTTTCAAAATATCCTACCCTTTCCAACTAA
- a CDS encoding ABC transporter permease — protein MNLRRILALFQRHYFLYRTSWVRLIELVYWPVMELLLWGFLTLYLQGVGSDLPNFLELFLGALILWDVLFRAQIGVSLAFLEEVWSRNLANLFVSPLTPLEFMAGQLVVGFLRTSVAVGVLVVLAQIFFHFNIFEMGLPLVAFFANLLLMGWSIGLFVSALILRFGQGAESLAWAVIFLFQPVAAVFYPVSVLPEWLQGVAWATPAAHVFEGMRSVLLDHQFMPGHFWSAMGLNLLYLTGGTLFFLWVFKIARKKGLFLQVGE, from the coding sequence ATGAACCTCCGCCGTATTTTGGCCCTTTTTCAACGGCATTATTTCCTGTACCGGACCTCTTGGGTTCGTTTAATTGAGTTGGTGTACTGGCCGGTGATGGAATTGCTGTTGTGGGGGTTTTTGACCTTATATCTTCAAGGGGTGGGATCGGATCTTCCAAACTTTTTAGAGCTGTTTCTGGGTGCTTTAATTTTGTGGGATGTTCTTTTTCGAGCCCAGATCGGTGTTTCTCTGGCATTTCTTGAAGAGGTATGGTCCAGAAACCTGGCGAATTTATTTGTCAGTCCATTAACGCCATTAGAATTTATGGCGGGTCAACTGGTGGTGGGCTTTCTCAGAACATCGGTTGCAGTGGGGGTCTTGGTGGTCCTTGCTCAGATTTTTTTCCACTTTAATATTTTCGAAATGGGTTTACCGTTGGTGGCCTTTTTTGCCAATCTTTTATTGATGGGTTGGAGCATCGGTTTGTTTGTCTCGGCATTAATTCTGCGCTTTGGCCAGGGAGCTGAAAGCCTGGCCTGGGCCGTCATTTTTCTCTTCCAACCGGTCGCGGCGGTTTTCTATCCTGTTTCCGTTCTCCCTGAATGGCTTCAAGGAGTGGCCTGGGCCACACCTGCCGCCCATGTATTTGAAGGCATGCGGTCTGTATTGTTGGACCACCAATTTATGCCAGGTCATTTTTGGAGCGCAATGGGGTTAAATCTGCTTTACCTTACAGGTGGAACCCTGTTTTTTCTTTGGGTATTTAAAATTGCCCGGAAAAAGGGTTTGTTTTTACAAGTGGGAGAATAG
- a CDS encoding ABC transporter ATP-binding protein produces MGKEVLRVEGLGKRFNHSWVVRDLNFSVNRGEIVGLLGANGAGKTTILAMLLNLITPTSGNVSFFGQTGDGNRKGILTKMNFSSPYVDLPHRLTVFQNLSVYGQLYGVPLLREKIKFLCREMDIESLLNKKYGQLSSGQKTRVALAKALINDPEILLLDEPTASLDPDVADHLRRWIMQYRDRQSAGILMSSHNMQEIERMCDRVILLKQGRTVAEGSPSILIQQYGRATMEEVFLDITRNGSEA; encoded by the coding sequence ATGGGTAAAGAAGTTTTACGGGTAGAAGGTCTTGGAAAGAGGTTTAACCATTCGTGGGTGGTTAGGGACCTTAATTTCTCAGTAAACCGAGGGGAAATTGTGGGACTTCTGGGTGCCAATGGGGCAGGAAAAACCACTATTCTGGCTATGCTGTTAAACCTGATTACCCCAACATCAGGAAACGTTTCTTTTTTTGGTCAAACCGGAGATGGAAACCGAAAGGGGATCTTAACCAAAATGAATTTTTCCTCCCCTTATGTGGATCTCCCCCACCGATTGACCGTTTTTCAGAATTTATCCGTGTATGGCCAACTCTATGGAGTTCCCCTGTTGAGGGAAAAAATAAAATTTCTCTGTAGGGAAATGGATATTGAGTCGCTTTTAAATAAAAAATATGGACAGCTTTCCTCCGGGCAAAAAACCCGAGTGGCTTTGGCAAAGGCGCTGATTAACGATCCGGAGATCCTTTTATTGGATGAACCCACAGCCAGCTTAGACCCGGATGTTGCCGACCACCTCCGGCGTTGGATTATGCAATACCGGGATAGACAGAGCGCCGGGATTTTAATGAGTTCTCATAATATGCAGGAAATCGAACGAATGTGCGACAGGGTGATCTTGCTTAAACAGGGAAGGACTGTGGCAGAAGGCTCCCCCAGTATTCTCATACAACAATATGGGAGGGCTACAATGGAAGAGGTTTTTCTTGATATTACAAGGAATGGATCCGAGGCATGA
- a CDS encoding tetratricopeptide repeat protein translates to MKFRTMGGKGACLLIIIGFFSLFYPFSSRGNPSPEEYRQSLITELNTLLEENKKAPLDSVLLTRLSGLYLDMGDDLNSGKPQRIQAYEKGAKIAEKAIHLNNADPKAHFYYAANLGSAASLKGVFASLTTIRQLQNHVDRALELKEDYPPALHMKGMLLEELPWILGGDSKEALEFLQKAVAAKTNYAKARLDLAKAYIKRKNNQDARIELIRVIHMAAPSNYYSWYHHNKPEAEKLLFKLDQSEKFKTVEKVKTE, encoded by the coding sequence TTGAAATTTAGAACCATGGGGGGTAAAGGTGCATGTTTATTAATAATCATCGGATTTTTTTCCCTGTTTTATCCTTTCTCATCCCGGGGAAATCCTTCGCCCGAAGAATATCGACAATCCCTTATTACGGAATTAAATACCCTTTTGGAGGAAAATAAAAAAGCACCTTTGGACTCCGTTCTCCTTACCCGATTATCCGGTTTGTACCTGGATATGGGGGATGATCTAAATAGTGGCAAACCTCAACGAATTCAAGCCTATGAAAAAGGAGCCAAAATCGCAGAAAAAGCGATTCACCTCAACAATGCCGATCCCAAGGCCCATTTTTATTATGCTGCGAATTTAGGATCCGCAGCCAGCCTAAAGGGGGTTTTTGCCTCATTGACGACCATACGACAACTCCAAAACCACGTGGACCGTGCCCTTGAATTAAAGGAGGATTACCCTCCCGCTCTCCATATGAAGGGGATGCTTTTGGAGGAGCTTCCCTGGATATTGGGTGGGGATTCTAAAGAAGCCTTAGAATTTCTTCAAAAAGCCGTTGCCGCGAAAACCAATTACGCCAAGGCCCGTCTCGATTTGGCAAAGGCCTATATCAAACGAAAAAATAACCAAGACGCCCGAATTGAGCTGATTCGGGTCATTCATATGGCCGCTCCGTCAAATTATTATTCCTGGTATCACCATAACAAACCGGAAGCGGAAAAACTCCTATTTAAGTTAGATCAGTCAGAAAAATTTAAAACAGTGGAAAAGGTAAAAACTGAATGA
- a CDS encoding response regulator transcription factor, which yields MVKVFLIDDHRIFLEGLEKLISDDPSMVIVGTSCNSRDGIREVPQLQPDVVLMDISMPGLNGLEGTRMISRTCPKTRILILTMHDNELFLRRALEAGSDGYILKDSKVEELLHAIQETYKGNCYLSPSISRKLVDEYLVTKKRKEIKNQFPVLTGREWEVLQLLAKGHTNNAIAKVLGISQKTVQTHRKQIMKKTEYSSDFGLGEICVGRGFNGSLGKKTLSF from the coding sequence GTGGTAAAAGTTTTTCTAATAGATGATCACCGAATTTTTCTGGAAGGGCTGGAAAAATTAATTTCTGATGATCCTTCTATGGTCATAGTGGGGACCTCCTGTAATTCCCGCGATGGGATTAGGGAGGTTCCGCAACTTCAACCGGACGTTGTCTTAATGGATATTTCAATGCCGGGTTTAAATGGGTTAGAGGGGACCCGGATGATTAGCCGGACATGCCCAAAGACAAGAATACTGATTTTAACCATGCATGACAATGAATTATTTTTAAGAAGGGCATTGGAAGCCGGATCCGATGGGTATATTTTAAAAGACTCCAAAGTGGAGGAACTGCTCCATGCCATTCAGGAGACCTATAAAGGAAATTGTTATTTGAGTCCCTCCATTTCCCGAAAACTGGTGGATGAATATTTAGTAACCAAAAAACGAAAAGAAATTAAAAACCAGTTTCCGGTGTTAACCGGAAGGGAATGGGAGGTTCTTCAACTTCTGGCCAAAGGGCACACCAACAATGCAATTGCAAAGGTCCTTGGCATTAGTCAAAAGACGGTTCAAACCCACCGCAAGCAAATCATGAAAAAAACTGAATATTCATCGGATTTCGGACTTGGTGAAATATGCGTTGGAAGAGGGTTTAACGGGAGTTTAGGAAAGAAAACACTTTCTTTCTAA